In Panicum virgatum strain AP13 chromosome 5K, P.virgatum_v5, whole genome shotgun sequence, the genomic window GCACGGTACAATATCAGTACTATATCAACTTATCAAGGGAACCAATTTGGACGTGGTGCAAGTTTGGTGGGGAAGGGAAACTGTGGGCCCGTTTGCCCGTTGTGCGCGGCCAGCGAATGTCAAAGCCAGCAGGCCGGTCCCGCCGTACATTGAGCCATACACCACGGTCCACGGCACGGCACGATTGAGTTGAGTTTAGCCATAATGATCGCCCGTTGCCCGCCCTACGACGGCTACGGCGTAGTTAATCGGTAAGTGGGTTACCAACGGTGTTGTACCGCAACGACGATTACGTCCCGTCCGTGGTAGTTGTTGAGCGATCAAACGTGGTTTTAGGGGCGAGGGGCGACGAGCCAATCAGGCAAAAAGGCTCCGTGAAGGGCAGAGTGGGTGGCACGGCCGCGCGGGCATCTTCTGTCATGGGAGGAGGCGCCGATCAGCACGTGAGTGAGAAGTTTAACGAACGGATTGCAGGAGCTCCTTTGGACGATTTCAGCTGGTCAAGAAATCGGCTAATTTCATCTAATTCAAGGTATTCTACCATTCTACGTGAGAGggaataaacaaaaaaaaagaaagacagGTCCATCaccacgcgggcgcgggcgggccGTGGGGGTCGTGGGAGCAGCGACAACGACAACGAGCGTACCACGGGGTCCAGCGCGTCGTACTTGGAAGTAGCCATTGTCAGCCTTTCACACGTACGAGTAGGGGCCTGCACTTGCCCTGTCGCTTAGCTCTCAATAATCCTGGAAATCAAGAGCCTCATTTGCCCACGCGGCCTGGAGGTGTCGAGGTGAGACCGTGAAACAAGAGATGCGCCAGAGCGGTTTAGCGGGCAAACCAGACCGGACTTAACTCAAAAGTGACTCCAACTTAGGCTCTTGTTAGGTCAGGTCGTCTCGCTAATCCTTCCATTAGATGCGGACTAACCGACGAAGCTGAGCACTGCATGCTCAAGCTGCAATTGTCTTgttattgaaaaaaaaaagctgcAGTTGTTGCATTCCAAGGAAGGATCTCGCCTTTGGACCGGGGCACATGTCAAATTACAAATGAGTTAAATAGCAAATGAATATTCTTCCTCCAATCGAGCAGGGAATGGCTTCTTCCCTGCTTCAAAGGTTATGTGGAGGAATTATACAGGACGCTAGCAGGCAATACCAGGCGGTAATCTTCCCGTCCAAAAATCATGGGATGGACACAACTCATAAATAATAATAGCCATTTCTTTGCAGCATATAGAAACAATTTTATTGATGAAATTTAGAGAAGTTTGACTTAATACAAACTAAAACATCGGACACTTTCACTAAGTACTTGTAACTTGTTAAACACATGTCAAGCCCAAGGGCCTAGAGTGATGCTTGTGTCATTAAGCATGCTTTAGTTAACTTGGATATTCAAGTTGTTTCAGGCTTTAATCTATACCTTCAAACTAAGTGATAAAGAAGATTACTTACAACAACTTTCAATCCACACTGTGGACACCCCAGAGAGCTGTAGGAACATACAGTACTTCCTTTGGTCACAGTACCTAATAATTTCCTCAAAGTTCTTTCCCCAAAAGTATTAAAACCCTAACCATCAGTAACTTATTGAAAATATTTACTTTAAAAGCACAAATACATAAAATGTTTGACCACAGATTTGAAATCTAGAACGAAATACATTTGGAGGACAAAGCATGTGCAAATCTGTATATGACCACAAATTGGAATGCAAAACGGGTCGGCATCTCCATGTTCTtacgtttattttctttaaataaGCATGTTATTAAATGTTTTAACATCCTAATTAGAACACAGATTTATTGTGCGCAACTTGTTCTAGCCGAAACTAGAACCGGCGGTATCTTGTCCTTCAAAGCAAAAATGCCCAAGAAAACCAAACTCTGTGGATTTCTAGCAATCCACTGTCACTATAATTTTACAAATGTAGGCTACCTGTGTCAATATTTACAGGATGTTACACAATCTCTCACCCAATCAAATTTTCACACTACAAAACTCACAAATAAACACTACAAAGCTTTTTATAGCTTCCCTTCTCTCCGTCTTGAATGCATTTGCTCTTAAAATTACAGCAACGAATCAAGAACACAGTCAACACCGCCGCTGGGACGAGGAGTATTTCAAGTTTTCAAAAAGACAAGATGGATCATTTCGCTTCATGATCCTTGCACTTCTATCTAGCTGCGTTGTCATCGAATGATGATTCAGATGCAGAATCGTCTGAAGTTGTGGTGGAGCTTGTCTCACATGAACACCCATTTTTAGAGTCTAATGAATGTGATGTTGGCCTTTTCAAATACCAGTACATGATGCTTGCTGTCAGAGTTAGCATCATTTTCTGTTTCACCTGAGAGAAGTTAAACATTAACAATATTGCAGATCGTAACCAACTTGACATCACAAGAGAAATTAGGATATTTTATTAAAGAATTGAGTTGTTTACGGACAACACCATGAACTGAATTTGGGATAACACTGTCTGCCTGAATTGTAATAGCACTAACCAGCCTGAATTGATAAATGAAAATTAGAGTAGTTGTGAATGCAGCAAATGGATATTTTAGAGTAAGAGACACACCAACCAAAGTGAATGCGAATGGATGTTTTACAGTAACACACCAATCTAATTGCTGCTACAAACAATAATTcatcagaaaaatctataaatTACAAAATAAAATGGCAGATTAAATTTACTCAATCAAATTTATTACCTCCAATATATCTTCTGGCAACAAGAAAATGGAGCAACCAAGCTTCCTAGCCACGGAAATGATGTATGAAGCATTCATTTGCTTCTCTTCGTCTATtacagaaaaagaaaattaaaattttgacgAACTAGGCTTTGACAAACATGTACGGTATGCATTCATTTAATCTGGTGACTTGACATGACATTGTTGTCAGGAAAACTAGCAAAAATGACAGTGAAAGGTAGCTTCTATGCCAGTAGAGTAGCTGAATGCAAGAAGTACGATAAATAGGTAGTAATTAAGATAAAAGTAGAAACCTAAGCAATGTGGGTGTGCTAACTTTGCATGAGATGGAGATTCTTAATTCCATATCATAATAAATGAACAGAAATATGGGGTTAATGAGAACATATAGAGATCCAAAAATTGCAGAAGCATAAGAGAAAGAGATGAACCTTTTTCTCCTTTCGTCACAAGGCTCCAATTCACAACTCGAGGCTCCACACCACTTAGTAAGTCAAGGAAAAAGGTGCCACTTGAAAGGCTTCTATCCTGTAGTTAGTAAATGTAATTTGATGCATGAACCATAACAATAGACAGTTGTAGTTAAAACGTTCAGCATGAAACCATCATACAATTTTTGTGCCTTGTTGGACTTGATAGTAACATCAGCTACATAAATACTGGCCCTTCAAGGCCAGCATTATAGCATTGCAATGTAACTAACCAACTAACTAACTAACTAACAGCAACTAACTTACTAACCTATAATATGATTACATATCAAGAGTAAACAGCTAAGTAACTTAACTGCTAGTGATGCAATTATTTGAAGCTTTTCAAAATAGTTCCGGAAGTTTATCCACCTTATGACCACTTAGATAAGCGCACAAGCTATACAGTTGCATATTTCACTATCTACAATTTATAATATGATGGCATATCAAAGAATAAACAATTAAGCAACTTAACTACTACTAATGATGCAATTATCAAGAATTAGTGATGCACAATAGGAAATATATTGAATGGTATGTACCTTGAAACTTTCCATACGAGATTGGTGCTTTCCAGAATCTTTTACTTTTTTATTGGCCCATACCAATATGTCATTATCTGCGATCTCTTTTCCATTTGAGTGAAATCTAAGATTCTTCAGTAGTTGAAGAATGTTGTACCGCATCAATTGCCATAGAAAAGCTGGGATAAATGTACCATTTCATTATATGGTCAATCAaaagttgcaatagaaaggCTATATGTTCAATGGGGAACTAACTAAATCAGATGCATGCCATATAAAACCTGAACAAAAAGATTCATTGTATTCCATGCTTCCCAATGATAGGAATTGCAGAATTTCAAATGTGAATATCATCATTAAACAGTTCTGTATTTTGGCATGCTCTATCTTCATGAGTGCAACTGAAAACTGACAGTGAACTTGTACAGGCACAGCTTATGTGACATCCATACATTGTAGTTTTATTGGCATGCTCTATCTTCATGAGTGCAACTGAAAACTGACAGTAAACTTGTACAGGCACAGTTTATGATCATTTATTCACCTACAAATTAATTGCAAAATCAAAAGCAATATAATCACTCTTTTATAGGAACCCCTATATTGCTGAGATATAATCTATGTAACTGGTAACTTACCTAATATCAGTTTCTTGTTCCCTTGGACAATATCATTTCCAGCAATATTCACCAGGGAAAACTTCAATTCTTTTCCGATCTTCAAAACTTGGTTGCAGTTTTCAACTTTCTTGAACGGTAGTTTTATTGGCGGACGATTTGCCATCTTCCTGTTAACTGAGCCAGGAGCAATCTTGTCAATCACCTCAAGGAGAACCCATCTACAATTCAAGGATGAAGTATCAGAGACAGAATCAGGTTGATCATTAAGATGGTGAAAATATGCCCTACCCATTTCTAAGGTCTTCAAATACGTTGTTGATGTAAATGGAAATTCCAAGGCTGTTAATCCACAGCCGGAATGACCTTTCTTCCCTGGAAACTTGAGCATCATCAGAGAGTCCATCCACAAAGGAAACTCGTTTCATTTGTTTGGACAACCCATTTCTGCAATAAAAGGAGAATAGAGAGAAAACATTTAGAAAACGAAAGTAGTTTACTGCCGATTTCAGTTCCACTGTCACTGCTACCCCAAACTTGTTTCAAGATGAAAACGGATTGTTTACAATCAGGCTACCCCAAACCATTCAAACACTGCTAAATATAGTAAATGAAAAAAACATAACTTTCTTTTTTCTACAAATGCACACACAGTTCGATCAAACGGAAACGCAACAGGAAAAAGATGCATTACGATCTTTTCAACATATTCTTATACAGTTACATATTAACTACCAGCCTAAAGATTTCTCAACAAGACACCATACCTTGTCGCTGAGATATGAAATTAGGAATGCTATTTAACTTCTTGTTGAGAATTAtagataatatatatgtgtgaagAGTTTGAGGCATATCTGTGCACGAATTACACTCAATTTAAGTCAATTATGCAAAATCACATTGCTTTTAAATCAGAATAAAATAAGTTAGAGTTGGTAATTTTCCTAGGAGATACCCAAGTAGTTATATTAGTGAATGAGaaggtaaaagaaaaataatgccatgaaaaaaaaactggtTTGATAAATATTATTTTCATATGATTACTACAACATGATAGCCAGGGTAGTAGCAAGTATCACATGCTAACCAGTAACCACAGTTTTTACTTTTTAGACATCATTGCATATATTTAATGTCCCTATGTGAAAAATATCAATACAAAGATGATTCTTACAAAATTAAAAACATGATGAGATTTTtgataatttatataaaataaatcATACCTTTTCTGGAAAATATGAGCCACAAATGCAAGGTTTAGATTTGGTAAACCATCAACTATGTCTTTTGGAGTCAGGTATCTTTTGCAGCCCATCCTATCTGCATGCTCAAGGACTAATCTTGCTCTACGAAGCAGATCTTTTACTGACATTGCGGATGGTTTTGCACTGCACTCAGGTGCCAGGACATTCAATAGACAAGCATACGCTTCACTGTCCTGCATTTTTCAGGTTCCAAATGTAAAGAAAAGAGCTTCATGCTGAACTATGGTTGAAACTAGAAAAACTGATATACAGGTTTGTGCACATCTATCATTTAGCATTCTTAATATAACAGGACATAATTCAAGAAACAGGAAATATCATTATTGGGGCATTATTGGGGCATTGCGCTTGACTAAACTTATCGCCCTTTTGAATAGGAACAGGTGAAGTGTTGCACTTATCCATGTTATATCTCTTAAGTATTTTCTCAATATAAGCTTTCTGAGATAATCCTAGTACTCCTTGGGCTCTATCtcggtgtatctcaatgccaaggacatatgaggcatcaccaagatccttcatatcaaaattggatgaaagaaaATTCTTAGTCTCATGCAACATATTCTTATCGTTACATGCTaatagtatgtcatccacatacagtaCTAGAATTATTAATTTTCCACCCTTAACTTTGACGTAGA contains:
- the LOC120707085 gene encoding fimbrin-2-like; translation: MQDSEAYACLLNVLAPECSAKPSAMSVKDLLRRARLVLEHADRMGCKRYLTPKDIVDGLPNLNLAFVAHIFQKRNGLSKQMKRVSFVDGLSDDAQVSREERSFRLWINSLGISIYINNVFEDLRNGWVLLEVIDKIAPGSVNRKMANRPPIKLPFKKVENCNQVLKIGKELKFSLVNIAGNDIVQGNKKLILAFLWQLMRYNILQLLKNLRFHSNGKEIADNDILVWANKKVKDSGKHQSRMESFKDRSLSSGTFFLDLLSGVEPRVVNWSLVTKGEKDEEKQMNASYIISVARKLGCSIFLLPEDILEVKQKMMLTLTASIMYWYLKRPTSHSLDSKNGCSCETSSTTTSDDSASESSFDDNAAR